A segment of the Triticum urartu cultivar G1812 chromosome 1, Tu2.1, whole genome shotgun sequence genome:
agtgttagatacatccgtatctagacaaatttaagacaagaattttaggacggagggagtaccatgCAACTCCAGATTAGGTAAGGTCTGTCTCATATATGGAGTTGCATGGTTCTCTAAACTAGAATCAAAAGCTGGCTAAAAATGAAGAAATGCACCGTACTTTGTTGTTAGGTACATATCTTTCACAACTATTTCTAAGCATGCATTAATACAGAACCTTATAGAAAAATATTTTTCATGGCAAATCTAGCGGAGTTTTTTCCAACAATTTTTTGTTTGCATCTATTATTACTGTTAACGTATAATGTGCTACCTAGTCCCTTCCATCAGATCGGTCTTTTAGTTGCATtggctagagcatgcacttctacatggtatcagagccaaaAGGTCTTGAGTTTAAGACCCGGCTGGCGCAATTAAATTGTAGCCCATTTTTGGTCCACGTTTAGGCCCGAGGGAGCCACACGTGAGGGGGAGTGTTGACGTATAATGTGTTGCCTAGTCTCTTCCATCAGATCGGTCTTTAAGTTGCATtggctagagcatgcacttctacaaTTACTAGACAAAGTTAGAAAAGTTGGACTCCACAATCTGGAAAAGTATCTATACAACTAAACAATGTGCTCAATTTTTGCGGCAAAAACTGTGTGATGTTGAAAGCATCGGACATTTAATTGGAATTTTACTGGATCGTAGGATTATTTTTTCATGGTAATGCTCATACAAACTCATGCTCTTTATTCTTTCAGCTAATTACATATTCAAATGGTCTTTATTCTTTTAGCAGTGGTCAATGGAGCCCTCTAGAGAAAAGTCAGGACAATGAAGGTGGCACTCGAGTTCATCGTGCTATCAAACGTCTCCACACCATCAATTGAAGTGATTAGGATGAAGCCTAACTTAGTTCTTTCAGTTTATTCGAGCTCTATCCCATGCCTATGTTGATCGAAACTTGTTATTTCGTTGTAAGAATTTGTACTTGTAGTtggctttattaatttaaagtCGAGCGCCCCTTGCACCTTCTATCTAAAAAATGCTCGCGCAACTTAGGAGTGGCTTGGTATATATGTGATTGAATCAAGCAATACCAACCATTAATTATATAAATTCGAATCACTCTAACTTTATGGAGAAAATAGATGCAAAAAAATTGAATAACCATGTGTCCTACATGATAGTATTGGTGAACTCACGATAATACTAACACGAATTCCATGAAAATGAAGTGATTTCACACACTAAAGCAGGGCATCAGTTCCCGTCAACCAAGCAGGGAAAGTAGATCGGTCGCTTCTCTCCTTGTTGGATCTCCCTTAAATGCAACATATGGATTGTCTGACCATTGCAACATAAAACCTCACATGCTAAATTGCACGTTTCAACGTCATCGAAAATATTTTTGTGCCCGGTGCACATATTAAAGCAAATCCATCACTCTAAATTTTTAATGTTTATTTATTGTTTGAAATGTTGTTTTGTATTCTTCTCCAGGGCCGAACGAATCTGATAGTAGCCAGCTTTCAAGTCAAGTTTAGAGAACCATGCAACTCCAGATAGCTCATCTAACAAATCATCTATGACTGGCGATGGGTATTTGCCTTTGACAATAAGAGCTAGCACTTAAATACATCTAGTCATCTGCCATTCTCTAACTACATTCGTTCTTTTTGGCCAATATAAACAAGAGATGAGAAACATGTTTTAGCAACTAACCAACTTGTGCTTCATTTTTATCTTTCAAATGTGCTGACACTCTATAGGATCTGACAGCAAGTGGCTCTACGCCTTGAAGGGGGGGCCTGGGGAGTAGCTAACACCTCAAAATGCTTGTCTAATATCAGTTGTAGAGAAGTAGGAATGTGTGGTGATCCATAAGAAGTAAGAGGATTGATGGACATAATAGTTAGAGAAACATGATTTTTAGGTGATGAACCCTCCTTGTAATGAAACACAACCCATCTCAGCAACCTATCAACCTGCATTGTGCAGTGGACAAGAAACCAGTCGAGGATAATAATAGCCTCATAAGCACCAAGGGTTACAAGTCGAAAGTTAGTGTTGTGGGAGTGACTAGCACAAGTGCAAGTGTAGTGTTGAACATGATTTTTGCACTAAGTTGAGATCCTCCGGTGATAGTAGCTATCAAGGGTTTGATAGTCTGGATTCCTCAAAGATGAGTTAGCAGAGCCAAATATGTTATGCTAGAGTCGGCCAAGAAGTAAAGAGAATGGCCTTGCATTTGTACATAGGTGCTAACTGATCGTAACCTAGAGCAGTTGCACATAAAGAATCAAGGGTTGAGATGTTCACTCTTAGATAATTCAGAAGATGCATATGACAAACTAAAATAGTGATCAATCATCTCTTGCACAACTATAGATGAACTGAAAGCTTTCACTAATGATCTCTAGCTCATTTCACGTCACAAACAAAATAAAGACCACACGGTTTCCTATAAGCTCATGGTATGATGGAGTTTTGCACTCTTCAGATGCTCGTGGTTGTAGGTCATGAGGTAACGGAAGGGGGTAGCTATGAGCTTATGTGTGCTATTGATTGTCATTCTTCTCCCAATTCCTTATGAAGCAATATGAGCTCGTACGGTTGAATCTAAGTCTTGGGGGTTATGTATATATAGAACTTGCACTACGAGCTTGATACCATCGGGGAAGCACATGTTGTAGTGAAGTAGACCAGGAGCTGGTTCATAGGCAGTTTGTTGCGCATACAATTATAAAAACGGTCCACATAATCCTATCGAAGTCTTAGAAATATGGAACAAATGAGGAGTCAAGATCCCTTGTTGGTTACGGTTGAATTGGCTTTGCAGTAGATGACATAATCCCTCCCAATTGGCACTGAGACACTGTATTGCACTGACTTATCCAATGCTTTGTAACACCATAAAACTAACAAGTAATGGAAATCCACATGTTCCAAGGCCTTGCCCACATCAGGAAATAATCTTCAAATGGGCTTGCCATAGCATCGAATTGGTGCCGTCAAAACGGGGAAGTTCAAACCAAGAACCCATACTAAAAGTAATAGTAAATCATGCAATCTAACAAACATGTGTAGCAGAGTGGATTTCTTTTGTGACATCCACATGTTTGGCCAGAGGAGGGAAATAAGTGTTATCTGCCTTCCCTGATGTTCCTTCTTGGCGCTAGAGTCATCAATGGGGCCAAAAAGTTGCTCCAAGAGTTTATGTGTGACATCATCGTATTCATTGACTTCACGCCTTGGCAGTTCTCGGCACCTTGTCAAGATCCAACCGGATTTTCCCCGTGTTTACACCGAGCTCGTCCCAAATCGATCTGATGATGGCATCCAGCTTGCCTGCCACATTTATCATCTTGTGCACGACCTTGATCATGCCATCTCAGTGATCCTTGAACCTTCGGtccatcactagtagaaaaagggggctttggtccaggctaggtaaccccattagtcccggttcagtccagaaccgggaccaatgggtgcattagtcccggttcgtgcggctaaggcattagtctcggttcacctgggccctttagtctcggttcatgccacgaaccgggactaaagggtgcgatgcccattagtctcggttggtggcaccaaccgggactaaaggtctaacctttagtaccggttggtgccaccaaccgggagtAATGGcctttgaggcattagtaccagttcatggcacgaaccggtactaaaggtccaattttcaaactcccccccccctccccgtggaccgccttttcagttttagaaaaaaacaaaagaaaatgatggaaatgtcaaaaaataaaataaaataagttccTCATGTGATATATGGTCTAGTTGTTgagaaaatttacaaatatgaatttcgactttatttacaaaatctctctggaatttgtaaaatgggcataacttttgcatacgaactcggattaaaaattttttatatgaaaaatcatctactcgaaaagttacatccaatGGAGAgggcctacggcctgtttgcaaatttgtagaatcctcaaattccaaaaggaaaaaaagttatgctcaaatttcagttttttttaaattttcattaaatctggtcaaactatggtcaaactacttattcaagaagtattagtgttactaaataattattcaagaatattagtgttattaaataattatttcagtttttttgaattttggtcaaatctggtcaaactatggtcaaactgtggtcaaacaatggtcaaactacttattcaagaaatattagtgttactaaataattattgtttgttagaacaatagtttcaaattcaaacagtgaaatgtgtgacttcatgctcaacctaaaatcctgagggttaataggattaacatcttactattgtcaggaaaacaacgagtgcagacttggaaacgagggagaatagaacctggaagttaagcgtgctcaggctaggggagtgggaggatgggtgaccgtccgggaagttagatgatttggaatgatgaggggtgattagagattaaattgagcagtgatgagaggggtgattagagattagaggttaaaataaatcagaaatttgaaaataaaaaattttcaaaaaaaatcagaaaattacctttagtaccggttggtgttaccaaccgggactaaaggtggacctccaggcagcggccacgtggagggcctttagtcccggttctggtttgaaccgggactaaagggtcagggcattagtaccgaccctttagtcccggttcaagaGCCGGGACtgcaggccctttttctactagtgcatgtTAATTATGTGAGAGATCGCCCTCGAGGAGATTGTAGATAGTCTTCGCCTCGGGTGTGAGTTCACATCCCTTGCTGGCACAAGCGATTTCTGATTAGGATATTTGATGATGTGGCCTAGGACGAGAAGGCTTTGATACCAAATGTGAGCTTGTCCCTTGTACCGAGCTCATAGGTGAATCATATTATATATTTTAATGATACCATAGATTGATTATCACTCGAATTGTATTGTAGGTACTATTATCCACCAACCACCCTCGCAGCTAGGTCGCACACATCCTAGCCTTGGCTGCAATCAGCTTCTTCCATCCCAAGTTCATACATCCTCTTGATTGTTATAAGAAGAGAAAAACATTACACCTTAGTAGGTCTACTAAAGGCTTACAAGCCACTAGGCAGGAGCCTCTGGATTGATTCGGATTTCCTAACATAAGCCATGGTCTAGTCTCAAGATCGTGTACTAAGATTAAAGACACTTATTTTTAGGATGGAGCGAGTACATGAAAACAATATCGTGAACCGGGGTAACCAGTGGCTCGCTAGTTTTGGTACCGACCATGACCGACAATACTTTCTTTCTCACAATCAACATGACCAACAACCAAACTGACTGGCAGTATGATTCTACTACTCAGATAACTACAGCTTTACGTGACCTCGTGAACCATAAATAAATTGCCCTTTTAGTTGTTTGTCTGCACTCCGTCGTGTACAAAGCAGCCTCAAATCATTGATGTTAGATGAAACAGTACAAAAGATGATGAGATTGATCGTGTACTCAGATGTGCCAACGATGCCAGCGAGCCTTAATGCTACGGTTACAGCTCTACTTCACGATAGCAATGTTATGCGTGCACTCCATCTCTCCGGCCAGACATGGATGGCATTCATACGTTGGTCCCTAGCATGTGTCATCCACTCACACGACAACAATGTAATTGTAGCTCACGTACCAAGTGTCATGTACTTATGCATGCATATATATTCCTTCCGTTCAATATTATAAGATGTTTAAACCTGTTGACATATGTTTGACATAGTAGATGTAAATGTCTTTCTCCTCAAACTTGATCAAAGTCGTGAGGTTTGACTTTAAAAGAAAAATATTTGCACTAAATTATGAAACGATCACACTAAGTTATACTGCATGCATGTCTCTTAGGACGATGTATTTGTGAACGAAATACTAGTGGTGAAAGCTCCTAAAGTTAGTTGTAATCATGTTAGCACAATAACATGGACGTTGCATGTATGGATGGGAAGACAGCCGTCGTCATCGCATGGAGAAGGAAGGAAGTTTCGTCTATATATACAGCTCACACCGATCTTCTGTCTTGACGAAAGGTACTGATTGGGTTTGGAATATCCAATATATGTGAATGTTGATGCCGTCACATTCCCTCAAGAATTGCAGTCACATTCAGTCTGTTGGTTGATGAGATATTAATGGTAAGGAAGAGGAACAATCTGGTAAGACATCCCTGCCTCTGGTTGTCCATGAGATGGACTTTTTTTTCAAAAGGGAGGTTAACCATCGGCCTCTCTGCCATTCCATGCACATAGCTATATTTATCAAAATATCGTATTCTCTCCGCTAACAAATATATGGTGTTTTGAATATTttaatatgaactacatacgggTTGAAATAGTGAAATAAatgaacaaacacactaaaacgtGTCTATAACTCTACGAGAAAGGTGTGATAGCTCCCGGGTGCCCTTAAACCCTCTGTACAGTAATTCAAGAAAACagaaaaaattcaaaaaaatctgaaactttGCGACAtcaaatatggtcaaactttgtaGGTGCTTGCAAGTTTCCATAACAAAATATCATGTACAGCTCCTCGAATATCGCGAGTTTCAGATTTCAGTGCTAAAAGTGCTCAAAACTTCAAGCATTGAGATCTTTTTCTTGTGTAGAGCTCcttgattttattttatttttttgcatGAAAACTTGCAAGCACCTACAAAGTTTGATCATATTTGATGTTGGaaagtttcaaaaaaattctatttttctTTAGTATACTGTCTATAGAGGGTGTAGGGGCACCCGGGAGCTGAAACACCACACTCATAACTCTACATACATCGGATTCGAAACAAAGTTAggacatcttatatttgtgaatggAGGGAATAGAAAACATCCAAACATATATTACAAAGCGAAAACAAGGTCTAAGATAACAAGATTTGGTTTACATGACGACTTAAACACAACATATTAATTACTAGTGTCATCCAAAGTGGTTGGACGTATCCCGTACTATCATCTTTCATCAGCTCCACCCAAAGGCCATAGGCCCGTGATCCTCCGGATGTTGCAAAAAGCACCACATACGGACCCATCATGTATCTCTGAAGATAACCTTCAAATGATTTTGAAGCTACTTGACAGATAAGATACATGAACTACTACCTTCATCCTGGTTTATTAGTTTCCTTTGTATTCTGTGTCAGTTTTTGACCTTAAAtttaattaaaaaaatgttaatgcatgtcataaaaataatataattggaaactatatTTTAATACGAACTTAACGATATattttttggtgacatgcattaatGCTTCGTTAGTTAAATTTTTAGTCAAAATTTGACATAAAATACAAAGGggacttataaaccaggacggaggtagtacatACACATATGATTCAGGCATAGGCTTCGGAGAAAAATAAACCATAAATATGTACTAGTGCTCCAAAGTCCAAACTAGCTACTCCCTCCGATTCAAAAGTTGTACTAGATCTGCGACAATTAATTTAGATCGGAGAAAGTAACATATATTTACCCGGGCGGGCAGAAGCATAGCTGTGATTCGATATATATAGAAATCCGAAAACAATGTTTCTAAATCTCGCCACTACTTGAACAATGTTTCTTCATCTCGACACTTCTTGAACACGATACACCACCCAACACATGACTGAACCGCAGACACGCGGCACATACGTTTACAAGCATGTGAGACTAGCTATAGCTAGAGACAATATTCAGTCACGCTCACTCATTCAATCGGAAACATCAAAGAAAGTATCGTGAACAAGTTTGAAAAGTAGTCCACGGAGAGCTCAACTGATTGCTCACTCTTCTGCAAGTTGTCGATTGGGGTTGGAGCGCATCTATCCATCCATTCAAAACTCTATCCTACCCCGCCAAAGTATACTTACGTAAAACGAAACAACCTCGagaatgcatgcatgcatgttaaAACCATCGAGTTAGAACTTGGCCTATAAATCCAGCTCCCGTTTCCTCACAGTGTTCATCACTTCATCAGCCTCTTAGCAACATggcttctccttcctcctccccaGTCGCCCTCCGCGGCGCCGCCACCTTGGCCGCGCTGCTGGCGGCCGTCTGCCTCCTCCAcgccggcggggcggcggcggcggcagcggacCTGTGCGTGGACTACTACGACTGCACGTGCCCGGACGCGTACAAGATCGTGCAGGGGGTGCTGGTGCAGGCGCACAAGTCGGACCCTCGCATCTTCGCCAGCCTGATCCGGCTCCACTTCCACGACTGCTTCGTGCAGGGCTGCGACGGCTCGCTGCTGCTGAACACCTTCAACGGGATGGAGACGGAGCAGGACGCCATTCCCAACAAGGGCTCGGCGCGCGGCTACAGCGTCGTCGACGCCGCCAAGGCCGCCCTCGAGGCCGCCTGCCCCGGCGTCGTCTCCTGCGCCGACATCCTCGCCATCGCCTCCGAGATATCGGTCCAGCTGGTACGTGCTACCACCCAGTTACGTCACGTCACGTACAGTGAATCAAACTACCCAGCTAGCTCACTAGGTGCATGATTGGTAGGTAGGTTCTGCGTAGCTTCACGGTTGCACAAACAAAggacacatgcatgcatgcaactatACGAGCAATTCGACTGGCTGCTAATTTGGCATTTATATGCAGTCCGGAGGACCCGGGTGGAGCGTTTTGCTGGGGAGGCTGGATGGCTTCACGTCCAACTTTACCGCAGCCGGGGAACTACCAGGCCCATTCGACCCCCTCAACACTCTGAAAGAAAAGTTCAGAACGGCCACGCTCGACGATACTACCGACCTCGTCGCTCTCTCTGGTAATCGAGCTCGCGCACAAGCACAACATCGAAAACTACATAGACTCTTGATACTCTGCGGAAATCCAATTCGGCTATTGTGAGCGTATGCTCCTGCACACCAAAAATGTTTTTTTGCAAATGtctttaaatatatatatatatatatatatatatatatatatatatatatatagtgttactattcatcactcagggtgcagaataagttattcttcatccgaggtaatcttacgatcatttcataattaaattacgtttcgaattcaaatagttacatttctattgattcactacgtaaaatttgacataagaaaataaaaatataggtcataagacaagaaaatttgcagtttatgtgtattttagactatgtttttacgtttgtaattttacataatataaaatattttttacggcgattatatattttcttacggtctctttttgcgtcggaaataagatAAAACTTACAGAatgtaaaattacggtgcattgatagTAAAATAGAgaggggtgaagaataactattcctcttccagggtgacgaatagcgcgatcccatatatatatatggaaGCTTAAGTATTTTGATCTGTGCAAACAAGTCGAATGACAAATGCTACacttattttttgttttttttcaccaacaaagcatcgtCATCCTGTTTCGCATGAAAATTGGTAAGCACACTTGTTGTACTGACAAGAACATCTACGAAAAATCTTAATTTTGAAATTTTATTTACCGTTtgttttgaatttactgttcattaGGGAACATAtgcactactactactactgctgctgctgctgctactactacTGCCTCCAGCCTCTCCTTTATGTACCTTTACCTTCACTATTGATGATGAAAGCTTTATAAATATGTTGATAAAACTTAAGAAATATCTTATCATAAAAACTTCACAAGAAACCTCAAGTTTAAATATTGATTTATAAGTCGAGGAAATTGTTATATATGTTCATTGTCTCATGTCCAATGTGAACCTTATATTTGTTTCAAATGTGTAGGCGCCCACACTTTCGGCCGCGTGCAATGCCAGTTTGTCACCGACAGACTGTACAACTTCAGTGGCACGAACCGGCCTGACCCGACCCTCAATGCAGGCTACAGGGCTTTCTTGTCCCAGCGATGCCCAAGGAACGGACCCGTGGGTTCCCTGAACGACCTCGACCCGACAACACCCGACAAGTTCGACAAGAACTACTTCACGAACCTCGAGGTGAACCGCGGCTTCCTCCAGTCCGACCAGATACTCAAGTCACACCCACTCGCAGTAGGGACGACGGCGCCGATCATCGACCGGTTCGCAGGCAGCCAGGACGCATTCTTCAAGGCCTTTGCGCATTCCATGATCAAGATGGGGAACATCAGGGTGATAAAGGACCCCTCCAAGGGAGAAGTCCGGAAGCGTTGTGCATTCGTCAATTGAGGTTAGGGGAACACCACGTGCGGATATACAATACAAGTGTGGGTGTGGCATGGGAGATGTGCGTGTGATCATGGACGTCATGGACGTAAGGATGAATTCATCTCTTATTTTTCAACAATAATTGGTATGTGTGTCAACCAAATGTAAACATTTCGTGCATGCATGCTTGTTGTCGGACGTGGAATAAAGTGTAAAAAGTCATTTTAATGTTTTCGTTCACACAGTGGAAAAGTGTTTGATTCTTACCACACGAATATGAATATATGATGTGAAGCTCGGCGACCAAGTGGAGCCGGGTGGTTTTTTGAGTGCAAGCTTGGCCGTGTGGTGTGATCTATTGTTCAACTACCTTCAAATTTATATCCCACTGTGCGCAATACTTTTGGCAACTGGTTGTGAGGATTGATGATCCTTGTGGGGGCGGCAGCCTTTGTCGCAAAAAATCACTAACAAAAATCCAAACTTGACGGCAGGTAACTTATCACGTGGATTCCTTTGTTAGATGACCAAGATCTATAAACTATGGTGCTTGATTTGTAGGAATATATTTTTGGCACTAATGACAAAAATCCAAACTTGACGGCAGGTAACTTTCCCTGTGGTGCAT
Coding sequences within it:
- the LOC125550352 gene encoding peroxidase A2-like is translated as MASPSSSPVALRGAATLAALLAAVCLLHAGGAAAAAADLCVDYYDCTCPDAYKIVQGVLVQAHKSDPRIFASLIRLHFHDCFVQGCDGSLLLNTFNGMETEQDAIPNKGSARGYSVVDAAKAALEAACPGVVSCADILAIASEISVQLSGGPGWSVLLGRLDGFTSNFTAAGELPGPFDPLNTLKEKFRTATLDDTTDLVALSGAHTFGRVQCQFVTDRLYNFSGTNRPDPTLNAGYRAFLSQRCPRNGPVGSLNDLDPTTPDKFDKNYFTNLEVNRGFLQSDQILKSHPLAVGTTAPIIDRFAGSQDAFFKAFAHSMIKMGNIRVIKDPSKGEVRKRCAFVN